A segment of the Anoplolepis gracilipes chromosome 14, ASM4749672v1, whole genome shotgun sequence genome:
taaatttggcaggcaatttcatttaaactcacaggaaatataataaatcccTGAATATTTCTTTGGAGAACATAAACAATTCTTTGCAGTCTTCTAAAGTATTGTCGAGATATTTACAGAATCGGGCTCCATTATATCGAAAATTACTTTCAGCTATAGACTGAAAACGTCACGAAAGTAAGTAAGATGTATAAACGGTATGtggaatcaaataaatatcgaaaaaactGAACGCGCTAAGGTGAGTTTTGtgcaaaaattacattagCCTAtcgatagaaatttttaaatgaaagagaaattGGTGGTTACCGATTCGATTATGGTTGTAACAACCACTTGTAAACAGCGCATGTTTTGGTCCAACCTAAGTTTGTTGATAAATGGTGGAATTAAACTGGTGAACTCTGCAggatttacaattaaaatattgataatgtcATTGAGACGTtgacaaatttcaaaattgtaagCTTCTTCCTCTTCATTCGGttcctcttcctttttctaaacaaaatattatcagtacatgaaaatattctaaagattttaaaaaaaatatcaaatcagGCTTTTACCTTATTCTCATTCAAATTGCACTggtcatttttatatctattgtaaTTTGCTATTTCTGAATCTTGTATATTGCATTGTTCTTCAAAAGTATCTTCAAAGGTATTGTCATCCGCTAGAAATGACGGAGACACATATACATTCGACGGTGGCATTTCACGAGCGCGTTTGAGTCTATCTTGTACAGAACTCTTTGGATATTGATTGATAGATTGCTATtggcaaattattaaaaattattatatatagtatagcTAACGTTTTGAGATTAGTCGTCAGTGTATTATGGAGTCGCTTACAGAAGTAGGGAATGCATTTGATTCCGACACAGAAGGCTGCGACGAACAAGTCTGCAGCGACATGGATCTCGGGACAAACTCTGCCGCTTGCGGTGACAACGGGACTAGTCGAAATTTCTTCTCTTTGAGATTATGCTCCATAGTTGTCGGTGAGGTGGCTTCTACACAAAGACACAAATAATCATTTGCAAGTTGACGATACGCATGGCGAGCCGCAATTGAGACTGACGACTGACCCGCGCTAGACTGATTACCGGCACCGGTCGATGCGCAATGTGGTCGCCTGAGTGCCGAATTGTTTTGCGGAAGCCCATCCCAGACACGATGTCCACGTCCAATACCTTGCTTTCCAACGCTTTCATCCCTGCTAGTCTCCTTTCTGTTTTCTCCTTCGAAATTGTCCATCCTTTTCAAAAACGGCTAAAAAGGGTTTGGGATTTTTAGCGAAATCAAATACATCCAAATTGATTGGTATATTGATGCCaggtataaattataagcCTATAAGGGTTTCTCGATGTAcaagactatatatatatatatatatatatatatatgaaaatgtatCAATCTGTCGCTTTACAATTATCGCGAGTGTCGGGGATCGTGCGATTCGGTGATTTGACCGAAACTGATAAATGTACAATGTACCGCTAATGGagtatagatttatatagatatgtgtatgtacgtacctTTTGATTCAGATTTCACCACTCGCG
Coding sequences within it:
- the LOC140673079 gene encoding polyadenylate-binding protein-interacting protein 1 — protein: MDNFEGENRKETSRDESVGKQGIGRGHRVWDGLPQNNSALRRPHCASTGAGNQSSAEATSPTTMEHNLKEKKFRLVPLSPQAAEFVPRSMSLQTCSSQPSVSESNAFPTSQSINQYPKSSVQDRLKRAREMPPSNVYVSPSFLADDNTFEDTFEEQCNIQDSEIANYNRYKNDQCNLNENKKKEEEPNEEEEAYNFEICQRLNDIINILIVNPAEFTSLIPPFINKLRLDQNMRCLQVVVTTIIESSIAESNFRYNGARFCKYLDNTLEDCKELFMFSKEIFRDLLYFLCRMETRYEEAEWQWQSEKVRDQKKCNGLILFLAELVAQMDESYAFTLGDLLVWFITKVLQRPASNSVKYICQALKLAGHVLEKDKSRSKDMENMMRALTELVNNGQVDTHVGNMVNSVHELRKDWGRKVSNCDLSGTSNVLSNKVHQQSDQLGASNYNSSGINAAPLRELQLDQPVMYGPDGEILSAEESEFLQDNLKLDFDNQRTPEEYEDDNFDDEIATAYEEFLKDL